A single Gopherus flavomarginatus isolate rGopFla2 chromosome 17, rGopFla2.mat.asm, whole genome shotgun sequence DNA region contains:
- the ASB6 gene encoding ankyrin repeat and SOCS box protein 6, with the protein MPFLHGFRRIIFEYQPLVDEILGCLGIQDPEKQEILESPSCLAEDSGKFLVLNKLLERETQSPFYQEGVSYSLLKVAELGLVPAAEILLQNGANLVFEDPVTYYTALHIAVLRNQPDMVELLVRRGADINRRDRIHESSPLDLASEEPERLPCLQRLLELGADVNGADKNGKTALLHALASSDGVQIHNTENIRLLLEGGADVKATTKDGDTVFTCIIFLLGETVGGDKEEARMINRFCFRVTQLLMAHGADPSKCPAHESLTHICLKSFKLHFPLLRFLLESGASYNCSFHGPSCWSGFHIVFERLCSHLSTSEDDSFSADLLQKAETVLELMVASSQIPKLPSNFDISSTSCRFQGEKIKALFYSLKQLQHSPQALKHLCRVYIRQRLRPWPVDVKIKALPLPDRLKWFLLIDHGNTGEEDV; encoded by the exons ATGCCTTTCTTGCACGGCTTCCGCAGGATCATTTTTGAGTATCAGCCTTTGGTAGATGAGATCTTGGGATGTTTGGGGATACAGGATCCTGAAAAGCAGGAAATTCTAGAGAG CCCCAGCTGCCTAGCTGAAGACAGTGGCAAATTCTTGGTCCTCAACaagctgttggagagagagacccagTCCCCATTCTACCAAGAAGGCGTGAGCTACTCCTTGCTGAAGGTAGCGGAACTCGGGCTGGTGCCTGCAGCTGAAATCCTCCTGCAGAACGGGGCCAATCTTGTCTTTGAAG ATCCCGTCACCTATTATACTGCTCTGCACATCGCTGTTCTCCGAAACCAGCCGGACATGGTGGAGCTGCTAGTGCGCCGCGGGGCGGACATTAACCGGAGAGATCGG ATTCACGAGAGCAGCCCCCTGGACCTCGCCAGTGAGGAGCCCGAACGGCTGCCATGTTTGCAGCGTCTCCTGGAACTCGGTGCTGACGTCAACGGAGCTGACAAAAATG GAAAGACAGCTCTGCTGCATGCCCTGGCTAGCAGCGATGGAGTTCAGATCCACAACACCGAAAACATCCGGCTCCTGTTGGAAGGAG GAGCAGATGTGAAGGCCACCACGAAAGATGGTGACACCGTCTTCACCTGCATCATCTTCCTGCTTGGTGAGACGGTGGGTGGGGACAAAGAGGAGGCGCGAATGATCAACCGCTTCTGCTTCCGGGTCACCCAGCTGCTGATGGCCCATGGTGCTGACCCCAGCAAGTGCCCAGCCCATGAGTCCCTCACGCACATCTGCCTCAAAAGCTTCAAACTCCACTTCCCGCTCCTGCGCTTCCTGCTGGAGTCGGGGGCCTCCTACAACTGCTCCTTCCACGGCCCCTCATGCTGGTCAGGCTTTCACATCGTCTTTGAGAGGCTGTGCTCCCACCTCAGCACCTCGGAAGACGACAGTTTCTctgctgacctcctgcagaaagcAGAAACTGTGCTAGAGCTCATGGTGGCCAGCTCGCAGATCCCCAAACTGCCCAGCAACTTTGACATCAGCTCCACCAGCTGCAGGTTCCAGGGGGAGAAGATCAAGGCCCTTTTCTACtccctgaagcagctgcagcattCACCGCAGGCCCTGAAACATCTCTGCAGGGTATACATCCGGCAGCGCCTCAGACCGTGGCCGGTGGATGTGAAGATCAAGGCACTTCCTCTTCCCGACAGGCTAAAGTGGTTTCTCCTCATAGACCACGGCAACACTGGCGAGGAGGACGTCTGA
- the NTMT1 gene encoding N-terminal Xaa-Pro-Lys N-methyltransferase 1 isoform X1, which yields MTSEVVEDEMEFYSKAEKYWKDVPPTVDGMLGGYGHISSIDINSSKKFLLKFLRDGPNRTGTTCALDCGAGIGRITKRLLLPLFKAVDMVDVTEDFLTKARTYLGEEGRRVRNYFCCGLQDFSPEPNSYDVIWIQWVIGHLTDDHLSDFLKRCKVGLRPNGIIVIKDNMAQEGVIMDDVDSSVCRDLDVVRMIVRRAGLNLLAEERQENFPDEIYHVYTFAMR from the exons ATGACGAGCGAGGTGGTGGAGGATGAGATGGAATTTTATTCCAAGGCTGAGAAATACTGGAAGGATGTGCCGCCCACGGTGGACGGCATGCTGGGTGGGTACGGCCACATCTCCAGCATTGACATCAACAGCTCCAAAAAATTCCTGCTTAAGTTCCTTCGG GATGGGCCTAACAGGACAGGAACCACCTGCGCCCTGGACTGTGGGGCTGGGATCGGCAGGATCACCAAGAGGCTGCTGTTGCCTCTCTTCAAAGCAGTGGACATGGTGGATGTGACTGAGGACTTCTTGACCAAGGCGAGAACCTACCTGGGAGAAGAGGGCAGGCGAGTGAGGAACTACTTCTGCTGCGGCCTGCAGGACTTCAGCCCTGAGCCCAACTCCTATGACGTCATCTGGATCCAGTGGGTAATAG GACACCTGACTGATGACCATCTGTCTGACTTCCTGAAGAGATGCAAGGTTGGCCTGCGCCCCAATGGCATCATTGTCATCAAGGACAACATGGCCCAGGAGGGAGTCATCATGGACGATGTGGACAGCAGCGTGTGCCGGGACCTGGACGTAGTGCGGATGATCGTCCGGCGTGCAGGCCTCAACCTCCTGGCTGAAGAAAGGCAAGAGAACTTCCCTGACGAAATCTACCATGTCTATACATTTGCCATGAGATGA
- the NTMT1 gene encoding N-terminal Xaa-Pro-Lys N-methyltransferase 1 isoform X2, whose product MRWNFIPRLRNTGRMCRPRWTACWDGPNRTGTTCALDCGAGIGRITKRLLLPLFKAVDMVDVTEDFLTKARTYLGEEGRRVRNYFCCGLQDFSPEPNSYDVIWIQWVIGHLTDDHLSDFLKRCKVGLRPNGIIVIKDNMAQEGVIMDDVDSSVCRDLDVVRMIVRRAGLNLLAEERQENFPDEIYHVYTFAMR is encoded by the exons ATGAGATGGAATTTTATTCCAAGGCTGAGAAATACTGGAAGGATGTGCCGCCCACGGTGGACGGCATGCTGG GATGGGCCTAACAGGACAGGAACCACCTGCGCCCTGGACTGTGGGGCTGGGATCGGCAGGATCACCAAGAGGCTGCTGTTGCCTCTCTTCAAAGCAGTGGACATGGTGGATGTGACTGAGGACTTCTTGACCAAGGCGAGAACCTACCTGGGAGAAGAGGGCAGGCGAGTGAGGAACTACTTCTGCTGCGGCCTGCAGGACTTCAGCCCTGAGCCCAACTCCTATGACGTCATCTGGATCCAGTGGGTAATAG GACACCTGACTGATGACCATCTGTCTGACTTCCTGAAGAGATGCAAGGTTGGCCTGCGCCCCAATGGCATCATTGTCATCAAGGACAACATGGCCCAGGAGGGAGTCATCATGGACGATGTGGACAGCAGCGTGTGCCGGGACCTGGACGTAGTGCGGATGATCGTCCGGCGTGCAGGCCTCAACCTCCTGGCTGAAGAAAGGCAAGAGAACTTCCCTGACGAAATCTACCATGTCTATACATTTGCCATGAGATGA